In Vigna radiata var. radiata cultivar VC1973A unplaced genomic scaffold, Vradiata_ver6 scaffold_147, whole genome shotgun sequence, one DNA window encodes the following:
- the LOC106778683 gene encoding calmodulin, whose product MADQLTDDQIAEFKEAFSLFDKDGDGCITTKELGTVMRSLGQNPTEAELQDMINEVDADGNGTIDFPEFLNLMARKMKDTDSEEELKEAFRVFDKDQNGFISAAELRHVMTNLGEKLTDEEVDEMIREADVDGDGQINYEEFVKVMMAK is encoded by the exons ATGGCCGACCAGCTCACCGACGACCAGATCGCCGAGTTCAAGGAGGCCTTCAGCCTCTTCGACAAGGATGGCGATG GTTGCATTACTACCAAGGAACTTGGGACTGTAATGCGGTCACTTGGGCAAAACCCAACTGAGGCAGAGTTGCAGGACATGATAAATGAGGTTGATGCTGATGGCAACGGAACCATCGATTTCCCGGAGTTCCTCAATCTGATGGCTCGCAAGATGAAAGACACTGACTCAGAGGAGGAGCTTAAAGAAGCTTTCCGTGTGTTCGACAAGGATCAGAATGGTTTTATATCTGCTGCTGAGCTCCGCCATGTTATGACAAATCTGGGGGAGAAGCTGACCGATGAGGAGGTTGATGAGATGATTCGCGAGGCTGATGTCGACGGCGATGGCCAGATCAACTATGAGGAGTTTGTCAAAGTGATGATGGCCAAGTGA